ACGGCCAGCCGTCGACAGCCGTTTCGCACGACGCAGTCGCTAGCTGTCGCCGGAGCGGTCCCCTCATCTGACGAAGCGGCCGATGACGAGCTGACCCTGGGAGCCGGCGCTGTGCCCGTTCGCCCTCCGACGTCCGGTGACCGCCTGTGTGCCTTCGGTGAACGCATCGGGCGAGCAGGCGTCGTTCATCTCTGAGCGGCTCTAACCAGAAAGGACATTGCGCTCATGCGGTATGGGATCGGAGCAGCGATAGGTGCCCTTCTGGCAGTCCTGCTGGGCATTCCGTCGTTCACCATCGACCGGGAGGCGAACACCGAGCCTCCCTTGTTTCGGGTCTACTGCGACCTGAACAAGACGGACTTCTGGGACTTCAAGTGTGTTCCCGGGGCTGGAACAGCAGCGATCATCCTTACTGGAGCAGGACTCGGAGCCATCGGCGCAGCAGCGTTCCGGCGCCGCACATCACGGCCGAGCCGTACGGCCACGGGAATCACCCACACGGCGCGGAAGCGAACCGATTCAGGATCGTACGCCGGACTTGGCAGCAGGATTGATGATCTTGTTCAGGAGGCAGCTCGCGACCTGGCCCGGAAGATCGACAACTACAACTACAAGTCCATCAATCATTCGAGCGTCTACCAGCACATCGACAGGTCGCTGAGGGAACGAGCGCGTGCGCTCGGGATCGGGGACCTCGCCAAGAGAGCACTGGATACTGCGATAGCGGACGGGACGCTGAGACACGAAACGGGTCTCACTTCCCGAGTTTCTCGAACATCACGACCATTGGTGTCCGAGGTGGAACTGGCTGCTAGTGCCACATCATCGGATCATGCACCAGCCCCTCAAGAGGATCCAGCGAAGTCCAGCAGCGATGCAGCGACACCTACGGGACAGGCGTCTGGGACAGAGCCCACAACACCGGAGCGGCCCGACGAACTAGAGAGCCTCATCCGCCTCAACGAGCGCGGCATCCTCACCGACGCAGAGCTAGAGGCAGCGAGAGCACGGCTGCTGAGAGGCCCCGGACGAGATGAAGGGCCGCGAGGTGATGTCCTGTAACGTCACTGCAGCGGGGTCGCCGCTAAATGGCGTGCCGACACCAGCGCCAATAGCCGTGTCCGACGGGGTTACTAGCGTGGCCAGCGTGGCCCCAAACCTCGACTTCGAAGCGTCCGTCGGGGCGGTGACCGACACCGGCCCCCGGCCTGTGAACGCCGATCGCTTCTACACGTCGCATTCGCCCGCTGACGGGTCGTGGGTTATCGCGGTGGCCGACGGCGTCGGCGGGCACCCCGAGGCTGCTGACGCCGCGGCTGCCGCCGTTGAGGGGCTTCCTGATCGCATCGAATCGCTCGACGCGATGAGAGACGCCTTCGTCGCGGCGTCTGACCGCGTGCTGGCCCTTGCGCCGTCCTGGGATGACTTCATCGCTCAAGAGCGCGCCGATTTCGGTGACGACAGGCTGTTCGACCTGCTCGAGGCGAGAACGGTCGGGGGGTCGCCTTACCGCTACCTGGCGAATTGCCCGCTGTGCACTCTGTACGTCGCGGCGTGGACCCCCACGGGCGGCCTGTTGGTCGCCTCGATGGGCGATACGCTCGCCTTCGAAGTGCGCTGGCCAGCCGATGTCGGCGTCATACAGCGGCGGGAACATCTCGCCGATCTGTTCGCAGGCCGGCCCCCTGAACAGCAGGCCACCGACCCCGACGGCGGCGGTGCTGGCCGCTGTCGCCGCTGCCCACACACCGGTGCCGATGAGTGTGGCCCTGAGACGGCTCTGGGCATGCAGCAGCGCCCGCAGCCGGCGCCCTCCTCGGCGAAGGTTCTCACTAGATGCATCACGTGGCGCCCCAGATGTAGGAGTAGTTGGTGGGGTGTCGTGGTACTACATGGGTCGTCTATCGGTAAGCCATAGTTTGTGCATGAGATAAGAGTGGGGTCTATATTTCTGAGCTTCAGCCGGCACGCGTAGTATCCCGGCTGCCCGGAAAGTCCGGGCACGCGTGACGGGGCAGCATCCCCAGTTCCTCTTGCGGGGGCTGGGGATGCTGCTCGCGGATCTCGTTAGTAGCGACGCGGTTCAGCGTTTGTCCCCCGATTCTGAGACCTGATCCGCCGCTTGCCAGCGGCGTTCTGGGGTCTCACCGCGCTGCGGCGCTCGCCGACTGGATGGCCGCGAGGATCGACGCGAGGCCGCCCTCCCGGGGGGAGGCGGGGCGGGGAGCGGTGGCTAACGTTCGGCGGCTCCCGAGTGCAGAAGGAGAGAAACCTCATGTCAGATCAAGTCCCCCAGAGTCCCGCGCCCGCCTACCCTCCAGTTGGCTCTCGTGAGCCGCACTGGACTACCGGTCCGGGCATCGGCTTCTTGGTGGCGGTGCCCGGCTGGACAATCGTCGGGCTAGCCGCGTTGACCGCTGTCATCGGCGTCGCAACATCCGGCGGCGGCGACGATGTGGGCGCTGCCGTCGGCGTCGCCATGCTCACAGCGGTGTTCGGGATAATCGTCGCCATCCCCGGCACCATCGTCTTCAACAAGTGCAAGCGTCGCTAGCGGCCCGCATGAAGGCTTCGCGTCAGCTCAATTGTGCAACGGAGACTCATCGGACACCCGGTCGCGCCCTGCTCCTGTTGGTGCGGGTCAACTGCCTACCAGCGCCAAGTAAGGCCGTCTGGAATGTGAAGCAGTATGCCGATGCCTGCAAGCACCCTTTCCGACCTGCCACCGACGAGCAGGCTGCCTAGTCGTGTCGCACGCCCTCGGTAGCTTGCCTCCGCGTTCGTGAACCAGTCCTTCTCAGGGAGGTTGCAATGGAGTGTCGTCGCCGCCTGTTGATGTCGGTGCTGGCGGTGTTCGTGGTG
The genomic region above belongs to Acidobacteriota bacterium and contains:
- a CDS encoding MotA/TolQ/ExbB proton channel family protein — encoded protein: MSDQVPQSPAPAYPPVGSREPHWTTGPGIGFLVAVPGWTIVGLAALTAVIGVATSGGGDDVGAAVGVAMLTAVFGIIVAIPGTIVFNKCKRR
- a CDS encoding SHOCT domain-containing protein, which produces MRYGIGAAIGALLAVLLGIPSFTIDREANTEPPLFRVYCDLNKTDFWDFKCVPGAGTAAIILTGAGLGAIGAAAFRRRTSRPSRTATGITHTARKRTDSGSYAGLGSRIDDLVQEAARDLARKIDNYNYKSINHSSVYQHIDRSLRERARALGIGDLAKRALDTAIADGTLRHETGLTSRVSRTSRPLVSEVELAASATSSDHAPAPQEDPAKSSSDAATPTGQASGTEPTTPERPDELESLIRLNERGILTDAELEAARARLLRGPGRDEGPRGDVL